TGCTCTTCGAGATCCCCGTGGCCTCGGCCAGCTCCGCCAGGGTGACGCCGCGCTCGGTGCGCAGCCGCTTGAGCCGGCCGCCCACCTCCGCCAGCACGCTCTGGATCCCGGACGACATCTCCCCATTCTCCTCGGGCATCAGGACACCTCGGGAGGGGCGGCCTGCTGGAAGCGCCTGCGCAGGAACGACTCGGCCGTGGCGAAGTCGGCGACGACCTCGGCGGCCGGACGCCGTTCGCGGACCATGCCCACCGCCTGGCTCGCGTAGATGTAGGCGATGTCGAAGTCGCCGGCCCCGCGCGCGTCCGCGAGCTCGGCCACCGCCTGGTCGTCGAGCTCGTCCTCTCTGCCCGCCCACCGGTCGAAGAAGGCGTTGCGAAGGGCGCGGCCGCCGTACTCGGGCGGCCAGCCGAGCCGCTGGGCCACGTCGAAGACCCGCCCGTAGGCCGTGGAGGTCTCCTTCGCCGCCAGGATCCGCTCCAGTGCGGCGGCCGGCACGGTCGCCTCCACGCAGGCCATGAAGGCGGTGCCGGCCCACGCCCCCTCGGCCCCCGCCGCGAGGACGGCGGCGAGACCGCGTCCCGTCACGATGCCGCCGGCGGCCAGCACCGGGATCCGCACCGCGTCGAGCACGCCTTCCAGCAGCGGGAGCGTGGCGACGTCGTTGCGCCCGTGGCCGCCGCCCTCGCCGCCCCTGGCCACGACGGCGTCGACCCCCGCCTGCTCGGCCTCCAGTGCCTCCTCCGTGGTGCCCGCCTGGGTCACCACGGTGATGCCCGCCTCCTGGAGCGGCCGGACGTACCGCGCGTAGGGCCCGAAGCTCACCGACGCCAGCGCGGGCCGGGCCGCCAGCACGGCGTCGAGCTGCGCGGGATTGCCGGGCAACGCCCACGCCATGAGCCCGATCCCGTACGGCAGTCCGTCCTCTCCCGCGACGGCCGCCTGTTCGGCGATCCACTGCGCCGAAGCGGAGGCCGGCACGCCGATCATGCCGAGCGCCCCCGCCCGGGAGACCGCGGCCGCCAGGCGGCCTCCGCCAATCCCTGCCATGGGCGCCCCGACGAGAGGCACCGCGCGGTCGAATCGATCTGTCAGCCACGTTCGCATCACAGGACTCACGATGCCTTATCGCCGCGCCTGATCGTGGCAATGGTGTCGTCGGCCCACTCGATGGTGGTGCGGACGTGCCTGATCCCGTGGTCGAGCGCGTAGCGGCCGAGGCTCGATGCTCTCGGGCCTGACCGTCGCCATCCAGTCCTCGGCCGCCGCGACCGTCATCCCGTGGCTGGGCGTCTTCGGCGCGATGATCGCCCTGATCGCGCTGCTCGCCCTGCCGGGCGGCGCGCCGGCCCGCAGGGAGACCAGACCGCTGGTGACCGCCGACAGCTGACCCGCCGCAGCCGGGGACGGCCGGCAGCCGGTCTACCGAAGGCGGTCGAGGGCCTCCGACAACCGCCGCAGCGCCTGCAGGATGGTGGCCCAGTCGTCCTCGCCCAGCTCTGCGGCCAGCCGCCGGGCCAGGGCGGCGTGACCGGGTGTGATCTTCTCGACCGCCGCCCTCCCCTCGGGCGTCGGCCGCAGCAGCTTGGCCCTGCGGTGGGCGGGGTTGGGCTGGTACTCCGCCAGCCCCCGCTCCACCAGCAGGTCGGCGATGCGCTGCACGCCCTGGCGGGTCATCCCCATCACTCTGGCGATGCCCGCCACCGGCAGCGGCTCGTAGAGCACCGCGCCGAGAACCTGCCACCAGGAGGCGGTGAGGCCCGCCGGCCTGGCCAGTTCCTCCGACACCTCGAGGAACTGGCCGTTGAGCCGGAAAGCGGTCAGCGCCGTCGCGGACAACAGCTCTCCCGGGTCGCTCATGAACCCATCAGGACCTCGGCGGCCGCCGGGTCGCTGTGCCTGAACAGCCGGAACCACGCGTCGAGCAGGTCGGGCTTGTAGACGTCGAGCCTGGCCAGGATCTCGCGGGCGAACGCGACGGGCTCGGTCGGCCCCGCGGTGATGAGGTCGCCGCCGGTCACCGCGTCGGCCTCCACGTAGCGCGCGGCGCCGCCGTAGCCCTCCTGGGCCAGCAGGTAACCGGCGACGGCGCTGGTGTGGTCGCGCTCGTCGAGCAGCCCCGCCCGCGCCAGGCCGGCGACCGCGCCGCAGATGGCCGCGACCGGCACGCCCTCGGCCAGGAACTCGCCCGCCTTCGCGGCGAACGCGCGCAGGTCGTCTCCGGCGTCCCACAGCTCCGCGCCCGGCAGGATCAGCATCGCGCTGTCGGCGGGAGAGAGCGCGTCGAGCGTGATGTCGGGCAGGATGCGCGTCCCGCCCATGGTCGTGACCGGGTCGAACGACTGGCCGACGGTGACGACGTCGTACTGGTCCCCGCGCAGGTGCGCGGTCGCGTAACCGGTCTCCCAGTCGGCGAGCGTGTTGTAAACGGCGAGGTGAACGATTCGCTTCATGACAACATATTGTCATTTCGACAGCATGTTGTCAACTGAAAGTCTGCAAGGATGGGGCCCATGGCAGAGATCGTCGGCGGGGGACGTCCGGTCAACGACGCCGAGCGGCGCGTGATCGCGCATCTGCGCGACCACGCGCCGGACGACTGGCTGCTGTTGCACAACATCGAGATCCCGCGTGGCGCCGACCTGTTCGAGGTCGACCTGATCGTCCTGACCGGCCACTCGGTCGTGGTCATCGACGTCAAGGGCACCAGGGGCCGCATCGAGGTGTCGGGCCAGCGCTGGTTCCCCCCGCGCCGGGAGGCGTTCGGCTCCCCCGTGGCCAAGCTGCGCGGCACCGCCAGGGCGCTGAAGGGGCTGCTGGTCGACAAGCACAGGGAGCTCGACCGGGTCTACGTCGACAGCCTCGTGGTGCTCTCCTCTCCCGACGCCGAGCTGGTCGACGCGGGCGGGCGCGACTCCGCCAACGTCACCGGCCTGCCCTCCCTGATCGACACCCTGGCCGACCCCTCCCGTGTACGGCGGGGCGGCACCCGCGACGCCAGGCCGTACCTGCCGAAGATCCTCGACGCGCTCAACGCCACCGTGCGCCGCAGCACCGCCCCGCCCAGGTTCGGCAACTGGGAGGTCGAGGAGCGGCTCGGCGGCGACAGCAAGGTCACCGAGTACCGCGCGTTCAACGCCACGCTGCCCGGCAGCGAGACCGTGCTGCTGCGCGTCTACCAGGCCGACCCCCTGGCCGACCAGGAACAGCGGGCGGCCGAGCGGCAGCGCATCGCCAACGCCTACCAGTCGCTGACCAGGATCCCCGCCCACCCCAACGTGGTCAGGTCGCGCGACTTCTTCGCCATCGACGACGAGAGCCGGTTCGTGCTCGTGCTCGACGACGCGCACGGCCGGGCGCTCCACCTCCAGCTGCACGAACGGCGCAGCGAGGTGCTCCGGGGCCTGCTGGCCGGGCTCGCGCACGTGCACGCCCACGGCGTGGTCCACCGGGCGCTGACCCCCGCCTCCGTGCTGGTCGCCGAGGACGGCCAGGCGATGCTGACCGGCTTCGACTACGCCAAGGGCGCGCCCAGGCCCTACACCGTGGCCCACGAGCTGACCAACGTGCTCGACACCCACTACGTCGCCCCCGAGTGCCACGACCGGCCCGACCTGATGACCTCGGCCGCCGACGTCTACGCGGCCGGCGTGATCGCCCACCAGCTGCTGACCGGAGAGCTGCCCGAGGGGCCCGACGCGCTCTCCCACGACGTGGTGCGGGCCATGCTCGACCACAGCCCCGCCAAGCGGCCGAGCGCGGCCGAGGCGCTGGCGGCGCTCGACGGCCTGCCCGCCGTGCGGGAGGGCAGGCTCAGACGGCTTCTGCGGCGAGTGATCCCCTGAGCAGCACCGCCTGGTCGAGGTAGTCGCGGGCCAGCTCCGCCCGGCCTGCCGAGCGGTACAGCTCGCCGAGCAGCTGGGCGGAGGAGGCTTCGCCGCTGCGGTCGCCGAGCTGTCTGAAGACCAGCAGCGAGCGTTCGAGCCCGGCGGAGGCCGGGCCGAGGTCGCCGCGGGCGGCCTGGAACCCCGCCAGGCTCTGCATGGCGTAGGCGCCGCAGTGCCTGTCGCCGAGGCTCTCGAAGATGTCGAGGGCCCGGCCGTGGAAGCGTTCGGGCTCGCGGAGCTTGCCGAGGTGGATCGAGACGCAGCCCTCGCGGTGGACGTCGCCCAGCTCCCTGGCCAGGCGCAGCGCTTGGCCGAGCCACTGGTCGGCCTCGGCGAGGTCGCCCGACTTCAGGCAGACCCTGCCGATGGCCTGGCGGGTGTAGGCCTCGCCGTTGAGGTCGCCCACCGAGCCGAACATCGACAGCGCGCGCCGGAAGTGCGCCAGCGCCGCCTTGTGCTCGCCGCGGAACTGCGCCACGGCGCCGAGGCCGCAGACCGAGGTGGCCTCGGCCCTGGTGTCGCCCAGCTCGTGGAAGGCCCTGCGGGCCCTGGCGAACATCTCCTCCGACTCGGCGTAGCGGTCCTGGTAGAGGCAGACCTGGGCCAGGCCCCTGAGCATGGCGGCCTCGCCGTACCTGTCGCCCGCTACCCTGGCGGCGGCCAGCGCGGCGCGATGGGTGCGCTGCCAGGTGCCGAAGTGGCAGCGCAGGTCGAGGTAGGGCACCAGCGCGGCGGCCAGCCCCCATGCCTGCTCGGCCAGTCCGGTGTCGGCGGCCAGGCCCACCGCCTCCTCCAGTCCCTCGTGCTCGGCCTCGAACCACGCCAGCGGGTCGGCGGTGAGCCGCTCCAGCGTCTCGCGCGGCAGCCACCAGCGGGCGGCGGCGGCCGAGCTGAGCGTGAAGACGGTGGTCGGCAGCCTGGCGGTGGCGAGCTCGGTGGTGGCGGTCCAGGTGGCCACGACCCTGGCCAGCGCGTCCTGGTCCGGGCCGCGCTCCAGCGCGTGGCACCTGACCAGGTCAGGCAGCCGGTAGCGGGGCTGGCCGAGCGGATCGGTGCCGACCTGCCGCAGCAGGTCGGCGTCCACGAGCGCGTCGGTGACGTCGTCGGCGCGGTGCCTGCCGAGCACGGCGTCCACCATCCAGCCGGGCAGCGACCCGCCGCCCAGCCTGCCCAGCGTGTGGAGCGTGCGGGCGGCCTCGCCGGGCAGGCCCCGGTAGCTGTGGTCGAGCCCGAGGCGCACGTCCAGGTCGCCGATGCGCAGCTCGCCTATCCTGCGCGACTCGTCCTTGAGCCGGTTCTGGAACAGCGCCAGCGACCAGCCGGGGCGCGCCGCCAGCCGCGCCCCCGCGATTCGTACGGCCAGCGGCACGAACCCGCAGGCCCGCACGATCGCCACGGCCGCCGCCCGCTCTCGTCGCGCTCTGTCAGCGCCGATGATCCGCTCCAGGAGGTCCAGGGCCTCGGGCGGCGACAGGGGCTCCAGGTGGATCTGGAGCGCGCCGGGCACCGACGTGAGCTTCGCCCTACTGGTCACGATCACCGCGCTGCCCCCTCCCGGCAGCAACGGCCTGACCTGGGCGGCGTCGGCCGCGTCGTCGAGCACCACGAGCATCGGGCGCTCGGCGAGGATGCTGCGGTAGAGGGCCGAGCGCTCGTCCAGCGTGGCGGGGATCGCGCTCACGCCCATCGCCCGTAGCGCCTGGGCGAGCAGGTCGGCGGGGGCGGCGGCGGCCAGGCACAGGAAGAGCTGCCCCGCTGGGAAGGCGCCGGCGAGGGCGTGCGCGCTGCGGACGGCCAGCGCGCTCTTCCCCGAGCCGGGCGGCCCCGAGATCACCGCGACGGAGAAGGGCGCGGGGCCCTGCCGTCGCGAGGGCGGCTGGTGCTCGGTGAGGAGGCCGAACGCCTGCCGCCTGCCCACGAAGTCGGAGAGGTCGGGCGGCAGCTGCCGCGGAGTCCGGGGACCGGGCCATCCGGCCTCTGGCGGCGCCCCGCCCGCCAGCACGACGGCCTGCATCCCGCGCAGCTCCACGCCGGGCTCGACGCCCAGCTCGGTCACCAGCTGCCGTCTGATCGTCGTGTAGCTGGCCAGCGCCTCCGCCTGGCGTCCCGCGGCGTGCAGGGCGAGCATGAGCTCTCCCCACAGGTCCTCGCGGAAGGGATGCTCGGCGCACAGGCCGCGCAGCAGTGTGATCGCCTCGCCGTACTCCCCTCGCTCCATGCGGGCGGCGATCAGCTCGCGCGCGGCGGCGAGCCGCACTTCTGGAAGGGGGGCGAGGCGGCGTGTCCACAGCGGGTGGTCGGGGAGGTCGGCCAGCGGGGCGCCGCGCCACAGCGTGAGCGCCTCCGCCAGCGACTCGGGATCGCGGCGGGCCACCAGGCGCTCGAACGTCAGCAGGTCGAGGTCGTCAGGGGCCACCTCGATCAGGTAGCAGAAGCCCTCTGCGCGGATGCGCGCGCCGAGGCCGGAGCGCAGCGCACTGGCGTAGGTGCGCAGGTTGGCGTGGGCGGATCGGGGCGGGCGCTCCCACAGCACGTCGACCAGGTGGTCGGCGCCCACGAGATGGTTGGCGTCGAGAAGCAGTGTGGCCAGCAGCATGCGCGGCTTCCTGCCGGAGATGCGCACGGGCCGCCCTCCGGCCCGCGCCTCCAGCGGGCCGAGCACATGGAAGGACACCATGGCAGCCCTCTGTACGTTTTTTGTACGGGTTATCCCCACCCTGGGGCCTGCGAAGACTTACCGGTGCGGAAGGGGTCCCAGTGAAACTCCGAGCAGTCCTCATCGCAGGCTTAGCCCTGGTCATGAGCATCGCCGCCGCCGATCCCGACGAGGGGGGCGACCCTCCCAACGAGGTGACCGCGGATGTGAGCGTCATGGCCACCAACTTCCAGCTGCCCTTCCCCTGCGGTCAGGCGTGGAACGGCAACTCCAGCGCGAGCAGCGCCCACGAGTCGTGGGAGATCGACTTCAACAGGGGCAGCACGGCGGACGCCGACCTCGGCGACCCCGTCGTGGCGGCGGCCGCGGGCACCGTGGTCATCTCCGCCCACCAGGGCTCGGCCAACGGCTACGGCAACCTGGTCAAGATCGACCACGGCGGCGGCTGGGCCACCTACTACGCGCACCTGAACGTCCGCTCGGTCAGCGCCGGCCAGGCCGTCTCCCAGGGCCAGAAGATCGGCACCGTCGGGAACACCAGCAAGCCGGGCAACAACATCTCCCCCCACCTCCACTACGAGGTGCGCCTGGGCACCAACTACCCGGACAACATCCAGAAGGCCGTCTTCAACGGCACCACCTTCGGCTACCCGATCCAGACGTTGACCTCGAGGAACTGCTCCAGCACCACCAACCCGTACACCCCGCAGGAGGTGTGCGGCTCGGGCTACAGCGTCATCGACTCGGCGGCCCTCGGCACGTCGGGCACCGTCTACCTGCTCTACAACAGCAGCAACGGCTACAACTGCGTCACCACGCTGAAGAAGACCTCGCTCGGCACCCCCACCGCCACCACCGCCTATCTGGAGGTGCAAGGCAGTAGCCGGATAACCGACTCGGGCAACTTCTCCTACTACGCGGGACCCGTGCGGGCCTCCGCCGCCAACAAGTGCGTGAGGTGGGGAGGGAAGGCAGGCTCCTCGGTCTACGACAGCCCGTTCGAGCACTGCGGCTGACGACCGCTTCGGAGGGCCCCCGGTGTGTCCGGGGGCCTTTCACACGAGGTCGATGATGTCGATCACGGTCACGGTCGAGCCCCCCGCGATGGCGACCCTGCTTCCCACCCGCTTTCCGACCAGCCCCTCCACCCACCCGGACGGCACCGCCCCCTCCTTCAGCACGAAGGCCCTGGGTCCGCCGCGGGCGTGCGAGGACTCGACGATCTCGCGCCCCGGCCAGCGGGCGGTGACGTACTGCACGACCACCCTGGATCCCGGCCTGATCTGGTATCCGGAGCCGTCGATCAGCGTGCCGGAGCGCGGCCTGGCGGGAAGCGCCCGAGATTTCTCGCCGACCAGCCTGGCATCGGGCGGATAGCCGCCGAGGATGTCGAAGACCAGCACGAGGGGGTCGTCGGGGTCGGCGCCCGCCCTGCCGTACGTGAGGCGGTCGGGGCCGATCAGCATCACCCTGCTGCCGATCCTGCGGCCGATCAGCGCGCGCTCCCAGGTCTCGGGGACCCGGTCGCGGCCGAAGACGACCGTGACGGGCCGGCCGGCGTCGTAGGTGTTGAGGAGGGTCCTGCCGCCGTTCCAGCCGCGGATCACGACCTCGGCCACCACCACGTCGCCCTGCCTCGTGCGGGGGCCGGTGCCCTTGGCCAGCACGCTGATCTCGGGCGTGTTCCCCGGACGCCGGGAGGGCAGCTCGATGACCGGCCTGCTGCCGAACGCGCCGCTCACGACGGGCGCGGAGGCGGCGGCGCAGGAGGTCACGAGCATGAGACTCACCAGCACGGTCACGCGCACGGTGATGACCTAGCCCGGATCGCGCCAAGCGACGCCCGACCACCCGCCATCTCCCGGCAAACTGGGGTGCTGTGAGCCGACCGAACCTGGCGCGCAGGGTCGCGGACGCGGCCGAGATCGCGCTCACCACCCGCAAGTACGTGACCTTCATCGACGTCGTCACCGGGCTGCGCTGGCTGCACAGCCGCCACGTCGACACCTGGAGGCAGGGGAGGTCGGCCACGCTGGGCGAGCTGGCCGCCGTCGACGACGCGCGCCTGGCCGACGCGGCCGCCGCGCTGCGCGCGTGGGCTCTGTCGAGGGGGCTGCGACCGGTCGAGACGCCCTACCTGTCCGGCAGCAGGGAGCGCAGGGAGCTGCGGTTCACCTCCACGGGCGAGCAGGACGCCTTCCGCGTCCACTGGATCTCGCCCGACCTCAGCGACGCACGGGTGAAGCAGCTCACCGAACGGCAGAGCAAGGCGCCCGACCTCGTCGTGGTCGCGCCGCTCGAGGCGTGGACGTGCGCCACGTGCCGCGACACGGGCCCCTACCTGATCATGGAGGACGACCGGCCGCACTGCCTCAGCTGCGCCGATCTCGACCACCTGGTCTTCCTGCCCTCGGGCAACGCGGCGCTGAGCCGCAGGGCCAAGAAGGAGAGCGTGCTGTCGGCGGTGGTGGTCCAGTACAACCGCCGGCGCAAGGTCTATCAGCGTCAGGGGGTGCTGGTGGAGGAGGCCGCGCTGGCGCGCGCCGAGGAGCAGTGCCTGGGCGACGAGGAGGTACGGCTGCGCCGCCGTGACCGCGACAGGGAGCGCAGGGCCGAGCAGGATCTCGACTTCCAGGCGCGGATGGCCGCCGAGATCATGCGGCTCTTCCCCGCCTGCCCGCCCGAGCGGGCCGAGTCCGTGGCCGCCCACGCCGCCCAGCGGGGCAGCGGCAGGGTGGGCCGCACCGCCGCCGCCAAGG
This window of the Nonomuraea africana genome carries:
- a CDS encoding NAD(P)H-dependent flavin oxidoreductase, whose product is MAGIGGGRLAAAVSRAGALGMIGVPASASAQWIAEQAAVAGEDGLPYGIGLMAWALPGNPAQLDAVLAARPALASVSFGPYARYVRPLQEAGITVVTQAGTTEEALEAEQAGVDAVVARGGEGGGHGRNDVATLPLLEGVLDAVRIPVLAAGGIVTGRGLAAVLAAGAEGAWAGTAFMACVEATVPAAALERILAAKETSTAYGRVFDVAQRLGWPPEYGGRALRNAFFDRWAGREDELDDQAVAELADARGAGDFDIAYIYASQAVGMVRERRPAAEVVADFATAESFLRRRFQQAAPPEVS
- a CDS encoding MarR family winged helix-turn-helix transcriptional regulator, encoding MSDPGELLSATALTAFRLNGQFLEVSEELARPAGLTASWWQVLGAVLYEPLPVAGIARVMGMTRQGVQRIADLLVERGLAEYQPNPAHRRAKLLRPTPEGRAAVEKITPGHAALARRLAAELGEDDWATILQALRRLSEALDRLR
- a CDS encoding DJ-1/PfpI family protein; the protein is MKRIVHLAVYNTLADWETGYATAHLRGDQYDVVTVGQSFDPVTTMGGTRILPDITLDALSPADSAMLILPGAELWDAGDDLRAFAAKAGEFLAEGVPVAAICGAVAGLARAGLLDERDHTSAVAGYLLAQEGYGGAARYVEADAVTGGDLITAGPTEPVAFAREILARLDVYKPDLLDAWFRLFRHSDPAAAEVLMGS
- the mads6 gene encoding methylation-associated defense system protein kinase MAD6, translated to MAEIVGGGRPVNDAERRVIAHLRDHAPDDWLLLHNIEIPRGADLFEVDLIVLTGHSVVVIDVKGTRGRIEVSGQRWFPPRREAFGSPVAKLRGTARALKGLLVDKHRELDRVYVDSLVVLSSPDAELVDAGGRDSANVTGLPSLIDTLADPSRVRRGGTRDARPYLPKILDALNATVRRSTAPPRFGNWEVEERLGGDSKVTEYRAFNATLPGSETVLLRVYQADPLADQEQRAAERQRIANAYQSLTRIPAHPNVVRSRDFFAIDDESRFVLVLDDAHGRALHLQLHERRSEVLRGLLAGLAHVHAHGVVHRALTPASVLVAEDGQAMLTGFDYAKGAPRPYTVAHELTNVLDTHYVAPECHDRPDLMTSAADVYAAGVIAHQLLTGELPEGPDALSHDVVRAMLDHSPAKRPSAAEALAALDGLPAVREGRLRRLLRRVIP
- a CDS encoding AfsR/SARP family transcriptional regulator; this translates as MVSFHVLGPLEARAGGRPVRISGRKPRMLLATLLLDANHLVGADHLVDVLWERPPRSAHANLRTYASALRSGLGARIRAEGFCYLIEVAPDDLDLLTFERLVARRDPESLAEALTLWRGAPLADLPDHPLWTRRLAPLPEVRLAAARELIAARMERGEYGEAITLLRGLCAEHPFREDLWGELMLALHAAGRQAEALASYTTIRRQLVTELGVEPGVELRGMQAVVLAGGAPPEAGWPGPRTPRQLPPDLSDFVGRRQAFGLLTEHQPPSRRQGPAPFSVAVISGPPGSGKSALAVRSAHALAGAFPAGQLFLCLAAAAPADLLAQALRAMGVSAIPATLDERSALYRSILAERPMLVVLDDAADAAQVRPLLPGGGSAVIVTSRAKLTSVPGALQIHLEPLSPPEALDLLERIIGADRARRERAAAVAIVRACGFVPLAVRIAGARLAARPGWSLALFQNRLKDESRRIGELRIGDLDVRLGLDHSYRGLPGEAARTLHTLGRLGGGSLPGWMVDAVLGRHRADDVTDALVDADLLRQVGTDPLGQPRYRLPDLVRCHALERGPDQDALARVVATWTATTELATARLPTTVFTLSSAAAARWWLPRETLERLTADPLAWFEAEHEGLEEAVGLAADTGLAEQAWGLAAALVPYLDLRCHFGTWQRTHRAALAAARVAGDRYGEAAMLRGLAQVCLYQDRYAESEEMFARARRAFHELGDTRAEATSVCGLGAVAQFRGEHKAALAHFRRALSMFGSVGDLNGEAYTRQAIGRVCLKSGDLAEADQWLGQALRLARELGDVHREGCVSIHLGKLREPERFHGRALDIFESLGDRHCGAYAMQSLAGFQAARGDLGPASAGLERSLLVFRQLGDRSGEASSAQLLGELYRSAGRAELARDYLDQAVLLRGSLAAEAV
- a CDS encoding M23 family metallopeptidase — encoded protein: MKLRAVLIAGLALVMSIAAADPDEGGDPPNEVTADVSVMATNFQLPFPCGQAWNGNSSASSAHESWEIDFNRGSTADADLGDPVVAAAAGTVVISAHQGSANGYGNLVKIDHGGGWATYYAHLNVRSVSAGQAVSQGQKIGTVGNTSKPGNNISPHLHYEVRLGTNYPDNIQKAVFNGTTFGYPIQTLTSRNCSSTTNPYTPQEVCGSGYSVIDSAALGTSGTVYLLYNSSNGYNCVTTLKKTSLGTPTATTAYLEVQGSSRITDSGNFSYYAGPVRASAANKCVRWGGKAGSSVYDSPFEHCG
- a CDS encoding FKBP-type peptidyl-prolyl cis-trans isomerase, which codes for MTVLVSLMLVTSCAAASAPVVSGAFGSRPVIELPSRRPGNTPEISVLAKGTGPRTRQGDVVVAEVVIRGWNGGRTLLNTYDAGRPVTVVFGRDRVPETWERALIGRRIGSRVMLIGPDRLTYGRAGADPDDPLVLVFDILGGYPPDARLVGEKSRALPARPRSGTLIDGSGYQIRPGSRVVVQYVTARWPGREIVESSHARGGPRAFVLKEGAVPSGWVEGLVGKRVGSRVAIAGGSTVTVIDIIDLV
- a CDS encoding DUF2293 domain-containing protein; protein product: MSRPNLARRVADAAEIALTTRKYVTFIDVVTGLRWLHSRHVDTWRQGRSATLGELAAVDDARLADAAAALRAWALSRGLRPVETPYLSGSRERRELRFTSTGEQDAFRVHWISPDLSDARVKQLTERQSKAPDLVVVAPLEAWTCATCRDTGPYLIMEDDRPHCLSCADLDHLVFLPSGNAALSRRAKKESVLSAVVVQYNRRRKVYQRQGVLVEEAALARAEEQCLGDEEVRLRRRDRDRERRAEQDLDFQARMAAEIMRLFPACPPERAESVAAHAAQRGSGRVGRTAAAKALDENAITLAVVASIRHLDTGYDRMLMDGVPRMAARDRIRPAIEAKLSELRGRRDT